One segment of Octopus sinensis linkage group LG27, ASM634580v1, whole genome shotgun sequence DNA contains the following:
- the LOC115225068 gene encoding zinc finger protein 2 homolog → MVNYSLMMNNLIKSDNCDTGEESYSCDVCGKSFSGKSYLTVHKRTHTGEKPYQCDICGKSFSQSNYLTKHKLVHTGEKPYHCDICGKSFSQNSQLTSHRLTHAREKPYSCDVCDKSFSKNSTLTKHKNIHTGEKPYHCDICGKSFSESSYLTIHRRVHTGERPYHCDICGKSFSYNNNLTSHKRIHTGEKPYHCDVCGKSFFKKGHLSTHVSSHT, encoded by the exons atggtaaattattctctcatgatgaataatttaataaaatctgacAACTGTGATACAGGAGAGGAATCATAttcctgtgatgtctgtggtaaatcattctctggaaaaaGTTACTTGACTgttcacaaacgtacacatacaggagagaagccatatcagtgtgatatctgtggtaaatc ATTCTCTCAAAGTAATTAC ttaactaaacacaaacttgttcatacaggtgagaaaccatatcattgtgatatctgtggcaaatcgttCTCTCAAAATAGTCAGTTGACGAGTCACAGACTTACTCATGCTAGGGAAAAGCCATATTCCTGTGATgtttgtgataaatcattttctaaaaatagcactttaactaaacacaaaaatattcatacag gagagaagccatatcattgtgatatctgtggtaaatcattctctgaaagtagtTACTTGACTATTCACAGACGTGTTCACACTGGGGaaagaccatatcactgtgatatttgtggcaaatcattttcttaCAATAACAATTTAACcagtcacaagcgtattcatactggagagaagccatatcattgtgatgtctgtggtaaatcattctttaaaAAAGGCCATTTAAGTACACATGTGAGTAGTCACACATAA